The following DNA comes from Desulfuromonas acetexigens.
AGCGGATTGGTTTCGTTGTTTCAGCACGGCAACCGCGAGCGACACTGCGGAATTACTCTTTTGCTTCTCGGTGGTGGCTCCTTTTTGGCTTTTGGTCTTAAAGGGTTTTGGGTGCTGTTCGCCTGTTTGCTGGTTGTCTGGCTCTTCGCGCGTTACTGTCGGGCCAAGATCGGTGGCCTGACCGGGGACACGCTCGGTGCTGCGTGTGAGTTGTTGGAAGTGGTCCCCCCTCTGGTGGTGCTGATGCTAATGGGAACCGGGGGTGAGATATGAATTCGATTAACCTGACGCAACGACATAGACATGGCGGCAATCTGCATCAATTCAGTGCGGAGGTGGGCATTCCTGTTGATCAATTACTTGACTTTTCAGCCAATCTCAATCCATTAGGCCCGCCAAAATGGCTGAGGGCGGAGATAAGCGCTCATATCGGCGAACTCGTCCATTATCCCGACCCCAATTGCGAAAATTTAACTAAAGCTCTGGCGGAGGAGAATGGTTGCTCTCCCGATAACCTGCTGGTCGGTAACGGCGCCACTGAACTGCTCTATCTGCTGCCTAGGGCGCTGAAGGTTGAGCGGGCATTGATCCCCATGCCTTCCTATGCCGATTACGAAGACGCAACACGTCTGGCCGGCATCGAAGTTGAACAACTGCTTCTCGACGTCGCGAATGACTTTGCCATTGATTTTGACCGATTGTCTGAGCGACTTCAGCCTGACCAATTGGTGCTGCTCGGCCAGCCGAATAATCCGACCGGTCGACTTTGCGATATAGAACGTTTGCGTGAGTTGGCCAATGCCTCTCCACGGACATATTTTGTGATCGACGAATCTTTCATCGCTTTCGTTGATGAAGGGAATAGCCTGCGCCATGAGCGTCCCGCCAATGTGATTGTCGTCGAATCGATGACCAAAGCTTACGCGATTCCCGGGTTGCGTCTTGGCTATCTGATAGCCGACGCCGCCATCGTCACTCAATTGCGTCGTTTGATGCCGGACTGGACGGTCAACTCTCTGGCACAAAGCATCGGCTGCCGCGCTCTTGCCGACCATGAATATCGCCGCTTGAGTCGTGAGTACGTTGTTCAACAGCGCCTGGCGTTGTCCGGAGCCTTGGCTGAATTGCCCGGTTTGTATATTTTCCCCGGTGATGCCAATTTTCTCCTGTTGCGCTTGGATGATGCGCGTATGAGCGCCGGCGAACTGGCTCGACGCATGCTGAAAAAAGGTGTTGCCGTTCGTGTTTGTGACAATTTTAAAGGGCTGGATCAAAACTACTTCCGCGTTGCCGTGCGGGGCGCCGAAGAACAGGACCGGTTGTGCGGTGTCCTGAAAGATATTCTGGTGCCTAGCCGAACCGGAAGTCCCCGTCGGAAAACTCCTGCGATCATGTTCCAAGGCACCGGTTCCAATGCCGGCAAGAGTGTGCTGACCGCCGCCATGTGCCGCATCCTGCATCAGGACGGATACGACGTCGCTCCCTTCAAGGCACAGAACATGTCGTTGAATTCCTTCGTCACCAGGCAGGGTGGTGAGATGGGGCGGGCCCAGGTAGTGCAAGCCCAGGCTTGTCGACTGGAGCCGGATGTGTGCATGAACCCGATCCTGCTGAAACCGAACAGTGACACCGGTTCCCAGGTCATCCTCAAGGGTAAGGTCTGCGGCAGCATGCACTTTAGTGAGTACACAGATCGGCGTCAGACTATGTTCGAAGTGGTGAAGGAGAGTTACGATTCTCTTGCCGCCAAACACCAGGTAATTGTTTTGGAAGGCGCCGGCAGCCCGGCTGAAATCAATCTCAAAGACCGGGATATCGTCAACATGAACATGGCCCGCTACGCCGATGCGCCGGTTCTTCTTGTCGGGGATATCGATCGAGGCGGTGTTTTTGCCTCTTTTGTCGGCACAATGGAGCTGCTCTGCGAGTCGGAGCGACGGCAGGTGGCCGGATTTGTCATCAATCGTTTTCGCGGCGATCAAAGTTTTTTGACCTCGGCGCTGGAATATACTCTGCGCCACACAGGCAAACCGGTTTTAGGCATAGTCCCTTATCTTGCTCAGCTGGGTTTGCCTGAAGAGGACTCCGTTTCTTTCAAATCCGGGGGTTTTAGGCAGGAAATGACAGCGGTTGATCGCGTTGATGTCGCCGTGATCGACCTGCCGCATATCTCCAACTTCACTGATTTTGATGCACTCTCCATCGAGCCGGATGTTCATCTGCGAATAGTGCGTAGCGCGGATGAGTTGGGCAAACCCGACGCCTTGATTCTTCCCGGAAGCAAAAACGTGCTCAGTGATCTCGACTATCTTCGTCATGGCGGCTTTGCTGAACGAATCGCCTCTCTTGCAAGTAATGACTGTTGTGAAATCGTCGGCATTTGCGGCGGCTTCCAACTGTTAGGTCGGCGGATCAGTGACCCCCACGCCGTGGAGTCAGATGGGATTTCGCGGCCAGGCCTCGGGCTCTTGCCGATCGAAACGGTACTCGCCCCCCAGAAAATCACAGTACAGACCCGTGCCCGCCACATTCCTTCGAGGCGGGAGTTGGTCGGTTACGAAATCCACCACGGTCGCACCAACGCCCTTGATGATTCACTTGAGATCATTGTCCGCAACAGTGAGGACGAGA
Coding sequences within:
- a CDS encoding cobyric acid synthase, translated to MNSINLTQRHRHGGNLHQFSAEVGIPVDQLLDFSANLNPLGPPKWLRAEISAHIGELVHYPDPNCENLTKALAEENGCSPDNLLVGNGATELLYLLPRALKVERALIPMPSYADYEDATRLAGIEVEQLLLDVANDFAIDFDRLSERLQPDQLVLLGQPNNPTGRLCDIERLRELANASPRTYFVIDESFIAFVDEGNSLRHERPANVIVVESMTKAYAIPGLRLGYLIADAAIVTQLRRLMPDWTVNSLAQSIGCRALADHEYRRLSREYVVQQRLALSGALAELPGLYIFPGDANFLLLRLDDARMSAGELARRMLKKGVAVRVCDNFKGLDQNYFRVAVRGAEEQDRLCGVLKDILVPSRTGSPRRKTPAIMFQGTGSNAGKSVLTAAMCRILHQDGYDVAPFKAQNMSLNSFVTRQGGEMGRAQVVQAQACRLEPDVCMNPILLKPNSDTGSQVILKGKVCGSMHFSEYTDRRQTMFEVVKESYDSLAAKHQVIVLEGAGSPAEINLKDRDIVNMNMARYADAPVLLVGDIDRGGVFASFVGTMELLCESERRQVAGFVINRFRGDQSFLTSALEYTLRHTGKPVLGIVPYLAQLGLPEEDSVSFKSGGFRQEMTAVDRVDVAVIDLPHISNFTDFDALSIEPDVHLRIVRSADELGKPDALILPGSKNVLSDLDYLRHGGFAERIASLASNDCCEIVGICGGFQLLGRRISDPHAVESDGISRPGLGLLPIETVLAPQKITVQTRARHIPSRRELVGYEIHHGRTNALDDSLEIIVRNSEDEMLGGSVHQGRVWGTYLHGVFDGDEFRRFFVDGLRRRRGWSAEGRILVRYDLEPALDRLADVVRKALDIKAIYRRIGL